From a region of the Takifugu flavidus isolate HTHZ2018 chromosome 20, ASM371156v2, whole genome shotgun sequence genome:
- the LOC130517504 gene encoding small nuclear ribonucleoprotein Sm D3 has protein sequence MSIGVPIKVLHEAEGHIVTCETNTGEVYRGKLIEAEDNMNCQMSNITVTYRDGRVAQLEQVYIRGSKIRFLILPDMLKNAPMLKSMKNKNQGSGAGRGKAAILKAQVAARGRGRGGIGRGNIFQKRR, from the exons ATGTCCATCGGTGTACCCATCAAGGTCCTGCACGAAGCAGAGGGACACATCGTCACCTGTGAGACCAACACTGGCGAGGTGTACCGTGGAAAGTTGATTGAAGCTGAGGACAACATGAACTGTCAG ATGTCTAACATTACTGTAACCTACCGCGATGGCCGTGTGGCGCAACTGGAGCAGGTCTACATCCGTGGAAGCAAGATTCGCTTCCTGATCCTGCCGGACATGTTAAAGAACGCTCCAATGTTAAAAAGTATGAAGAATAAGAACCAGGGATCTGGGGCAGGAAGAGGCAAAGCCGCTATTCTCAAAGCACAAG tGGCTGCAAGAGGCCGTGGCCGTGGGGGAATTGGACGGGGAAACATTTTCCAGAAGAGACGATAG
- the LOC130517481 gene encoding calcium/calmodulin-dependent protein kinase kinase 2-like, translating into MFPCQVTPWTSAEPPNSCSIHGSTAHPAQPLPDLLCSCPPRAQSHPEIPSTDPIESIIVITEYESSRPPEEAKAGEEEEMDSCETAEAASSLASSLRNSSCDLLSHTMCQPAALLPHVTEQRGRLNLSDRKLSLQERSQTTASPCNSAGLSGRYIYPSLPYSPITSPHTSPRLPRRPTVESHSVSITDLQDCVQLNQYKLKDEIGKGSYGVVKLAYNEDDNTYYAMKVLSKRRLMRQAGFPRRPPPRGAKAASESLPQPKGPLERVYQEIAILKKLDHPNVVKLVEVLDDPNEDHLYMVFELVKKGPIMEVPTDKPFSEDQARFYFQDLLKGIGYLHYQRIIHRDIKPSNLLVGEDGHIKIADFGVSNQFEGTDALLTSTVGTPAFLAPEALSENRVNFSGKALDVWAMGVTLYCFLFGMCPFMDERIVSLHQKIKTQLLEFPELPDVTDDLKDLLMRMLDKNPELRISIPQIKVHPWVTRHGAEPLPPEDDHCCVLIEVTEEEVENSVKHVPSLATVILVRTMLRKRSFGNPFDWARKEERGILCASGQPGP; encoded by the exons ATGTTTCCCTGCCAAGTCACCCCCTGGACCTCTGCCGAGCCCCCAAATTCCTGCAGCATTCATGGATCTACAGCACACCCCGCGCAGCCTCTGCCAGATTTACTGTGCAGCTGTCCTCCACGAGCTCAGAGTCACCCTGAGATACCTTCAACAGATCCCATAGAATCCATCATTGTGATCACTGAGTATGAATCCAGCAGGCCACCTGAAGAAGCTAAAGCAGGGGAG gaagaagagatGGACAGCTGTGAGACTGCTGAAGCCGCCTCGTCTTTGGCATCATCCTTGAGGAACTCATCCTGTGACCTGCTCTCTCATACAATGTGTCAGCCAGCGGCACTCCTCCCCCATGTCACTGAACAGAGGGGTCGTTTAAACCTTTCAGATAGGAAGTTATCTCTGCAGGAGCGTTCCCAAACGACAGCATCGCCTTGCAATTCTGCAGGTCTCAGCGGCCGCTACATCTACCCCTCACTGCCATATTCGCCCATTACTTCGCCACACACATCTCCACGTCTGCCACGCAGGCCTACGGTGGAGTCACACAGTGTTTCCATCACAGACCTGCAG GACTGTGTCCAACTCAACCAGTACAAACTGAAAGATGAGATCGGAAAG GGCTCTTATGGTGTCGTCAAGTTGGCCTACAATGAAGATGACAACACTTACTAT GCGATGAAAGTTTTGTCAAAAAGGAGGCTGATGAGACAGGCTGGGTTTCCAC gacgcccccccccccgaggagcTAAAGCTGCATCGGAAAGCCTCCCTCAACCCAAAGGTCCGCTGGAACGAGTCTACCAAGAGATTGCCATTCTAAAAAAACTGGACCATCCTAACGTAGTCAAGCTGGTAGAG GTTTTAGATGATCCAAATGAGGACCATCTCTACATGG tcTTTGAGTTGGTGAAAAAGGG GCCAATAATGGAGGTGCCAACAGATAAACCCTTCAGTGAGGATCAGGCCCGTTTTTACTTCCAAGATCTACTGAAGGGAATTGGATATC TTCATTACCAGAGGATCATCCATAGAGACATTAAACCATCCAACCTACTGGTGGGAGAAGATGGACACATCAAAATTGCAGACTTTGGAGTCAGTAACCAGTTTGAGGGAACTGATGCCCTCCTGACGAGCACAGTGGGGACACCAGCCTTTCTAGCCCCAGAAGCACTGTCTGAAAACAGGGTTAACTTCTCTGGAAAG GCCCTGGACGTTTGGGCCATGGGAGTCACGCTGtactgtttcctgtttggaaTG TGTCCTTTCATGGATGAGCGCATTGTCAGCCTTCATCAGAAAATCAAGACACAGTTACTGGAGTTTCCTGAACT TCCCGATGTGACAGATGATCTTAAAGATCTGTTGATGAGGATGCTGGACAAAAACCCAGAGCTCCGAATTTCAATCCCACAGATTAAG GTTCACCCGTGGGTGACGAGGCATGGTGCTGagcctcttcctcctgaagatgaccattgttgtgttttgattgaggtaacagaggaggaggtggagaactCCGTCAAACATGTTCCCAGTCTGGCAACAGTG ATCCTTGTGAGGACAATGCTGAGGAAGCGCTCCTTTGGAAATCCATTTGACTGGGCCCGTAAAGAGGAGCGTGGCATATTGTGTGCTTCGGGACAGCCTGGCCCATGA